GGCGTCTGGTATTTCGGGCCCAACAATTTATGTTTTTTACCAAGAGCAAGGCATTTTACGATCAGATTGATTGCGTTGCCCAGAATGTTTTGGCGGGGGCAAAGGCTCTTGAAGATTTCATCAGCAATTCTCCCACCTCCGAAAAAAAACTCAGAGAACTTGAAGATATAGAACACACGGGCGACCGCCACACTCATGATGCCATCGAACTTTTAAACAAAACTTTTATCACACCGCTTGACCGTGAAGACATTCACGAATTGATTAGCTCCATGGATGATATTTTGGATTACATTTATGGAAGTGCTGATCGCATGGTTCTGTATAAAATTCCCTATGTCAGCGAAGATCTCAAAGTTTTGTCCCGTGTTTTGGTTCGCACGGTGGAGCAGGTTTGTGAGGCGGCAATATGTCTGAAGGATATGAAAAATTCCCAGATGATTTTGTCGAAATGTGTCGAGATCAGTCGTCTGGAAAATGAGGCCGATGAAGCCCACCGCTTTGCCGTCGCCAATCTTTTTGCCAATGAGAAAGACCCTATTCAAATTATCAAATTGAAGGAAATTCTGGATCAAATGGAAATTGCCACCGATCGTTGCGAGGACGTCGCCAATGTTATTGAAGGGATTGTCCTGAAAAATGCATGAGATTTCTCTTCCACTCCTTGTCCTGTTTATTGCCATTGCCCTAGCTTTTGATTTTATCAACGGATTCCATGATGCCGCAAACTCCATCGCCACC
This genomic window from Deltaproteobacteria bacterium contains:
- a CDS encoding DUF47 domain-containing protein produces the protein MFFTKSKAFYDQIDCVAQNVLAGAKALEDFISNSPTSEKKLRELEDIEHTGDRHTHDAIELLNKTFITPLDREDIHELISSMDDILDYIYGSADRMVLYKIPYVSEDLKVLSRVLVRTVEQVCEAAICLKDMKNSQMILSKCVEISRLENEADEAHRFAVANLFANEKDPIQIIKLKEILDQMEIATDRCEDVANVIEGIVLKNA